From the genome of Treponema denticola:
TACGGGAATGGCCGTAGTTTTTGTTACGATTGGACAAGATGTTCACATTGAAGGCGGCTATATTGAAGATGCTATAAATGAGGGCGTAAGACAGGGCTATACGGAAGGTTATTTAAGAAAATCCGTTGTTGCCGATCCCGTTTACAACAGGGTAAACACAAAGGATAATACGCCTGCCGTAATCCATTATAATATCGTACCCGGCGATAAACTTCATATTATGTTTGCAGGTAAGGGCTTCGGCTCCGAGAACATGTCCCGCCTTGGAATGCTTAAACCCTCCGACGGCCTTGAAGGGGTAAAAAAATTCATATTGGAAACTGTAGAACTTGCAGGGCCTAACCCCTGTCCTCCCATAGTTGTAGGTGTCGGAATAGGCGGTACCGTAGATAAGGTAACCTTGATAGCAAAAAAAGCCTTGATGAGACCTATGGATAGTTATAATCCAGATCCTTTCTATGCTAACCTCGAAAAAGAAATGCTTGAGAAAGTCAACGCCTTAGGTATAGGCCCCCAAGGTTACGGAGGTAAGACTACGGCTTTAAGGGTTTTAATCGAAACCTATCCCACACATATTGCAGGTCTTCCTATTTGTGTAAATATAAACTGTCATGCAACACGCCATAAGGAAGTTACTTTATAAGGGAGGAAGGAAAAATGTCTGAGATGAAAAAACTTACAACACCCTTTACAAGGGAAGATTTAAAAGATGTTAAGGCCGGAGATATTGTTTTATTAAACGGCTATATTTATACGGGAAGAGATGCAGCTCACAAACGCCTATGCGAACTTTTAGAAAAGGGAGAAAAACTCCCCATAGATGTAAAGGGGGCTGTCATGTATTATGTAGGGCCTAGCCCTGCAAAGCCCGGAGAGCCCATAGGTTCTGCAGGGCCTACAACCAGTTACAGAATGGATGCCTATACACCTCAGCTTTTAGATGAGGGGCTTATGGCTATGGTCGGAAAAGGAAAAAGAAACGATGAGGTAGTTGCAAAAATAATAGAACATGGAGCTTGTTATTTTGCCGCCATCGGAGGAGCCGCTGCCTTGATTAAAAGCCGAATTAAATCGGCCGAAGTTATCTGCTATGAAGATTTGGGAGCTGAGGCTGTCCGTAAGCTCTATGTTGAAGACTTTCCCGTAACCTGCATCATCGATTCCAAGGGGAACAACCTTTATAAACTGGGACGTGAAGAATACTTAAAAAGCCTAAACTAAAAGGTAGATGACTAATTTACAAAAAATTAACCTAGAGCTTAAAAGTCAAAAAGAAAAATTTACAGCTCTTTTAAAAGAAAATGGCCTTATTGCAGACTCCCTTGAAAGTGTTTACGGCATTTTTGATGAAGCCGACAATTTGGCCGCTTGCGGAGGGCGGGAAAAAAATATCTTAAAATGCTTTGCCGTAAAAGATGAATTTAAAGGCCTCGGTCTTACCGATGAGATTCTTTCGGCCCTCTTAAAAGACGCTTACGGAGAAGGTTATAAGTTCTTTTTTATATTTACAAAAAGATCAAGTGTTTCTTTTTTTACGGGGGCAGGTTTTATAAACTTAGCCTCATCGGATGATTCTTCCTTATTATACAGGGGAGAAAAAACCGTAGAGGAGGTTTTAAAGAATGAGCTCTTTCCTTATTGCCCTGACGGTATACCTTACGGTATAAGTGATGAGGGAAATGCAGCCATAGTTATGAATGCAAATCCCTTTACCCTCGGCCACAGATATTTAATAGAAAAAGCCTTAGATTATTGCGGAAGCAAGAACCTCCTTTTTGGTTTTGCCGTTGAGACCGACAAAAGTTTTTTTTCTTTTAATGACCGTTTTATGCTTATCAAAAAAAATACGGAAGACTTAAAAAATGTAGTAGTGCTTCCCTCATCTCAATTTTTAATAAGCGGAGCGACATTTCCGTCCTATTTTTTAAAAGAAAAAAGTTTAATAAGCAAAAATCAAACTCAGCTTGATGCAAGGATATTTTTAAAATACTTTGTACCTCTTTTTAATATTAAAATCCGCTTTTTGGGAGAAGAACCCTTAGACCCGAGTACCGAAATATATAATCAAACTCTATTGAATGAGCTCCCGCCTCAATGTGAGGTAAAAATAATTGAGCGTAAAAAAACTCAAAATCAGCAAATCATTTCCGCGACGCAGGTTAGAAAAGCATTTCAAAATAATAGTCTTGAAGATGTCCGATCCTTTTTACCCGAAACGACTTATAATTTTTTAAGGTCATTAAAACAAAAGACTAATTGATACCGGAGAAAAGATGAGTTTATCTTTATTGGAAAAAAGAGAAAAAACCGACTCCTTTGAAAAAGAACTTTTAAACCGTTTTCCTTTTAAAACACTTGTAGTAATCAGGGCCAATATTCCGGGCGGAAAAAAGGGCTCAATCGAATCGGATTGGATTGTATACCGCATTTTTTTGGAATGTAAAAAAAAGATGTCTCCGCTAAAAATTTTTCATTCCTACACCGATGAAGAAGGCTTAATCTTTTTTTTGATTGTAGATGCTCCGCCCTTGGAAGTGAAGGCTTTGAGCATAAAAATTGAAGATGATGAGTCCCTAGGCCGTCTTGCCGATATCGATGTTTTAACTGCGGAAAAACTTTTTTCGCGTAATGATTTCCCCAAAAATAAACATAAGAGGCGGAAATGTTTTTTATGCGAAAAAGATGCCGTGATCTGTGCGAGAAGCCGTGCTCATTCCCAAAAAGAAATAATGGATTTTATCTTAAAAAAAGTTCATGAAGATTGGTCTAACGACCCGTCTTACGATGGGGATATTTTTGAACTTTTGGGTAATTTAACCGAAAGCTCCCTCCTTGCAGAACTTTGCCGTCCATTGGGCTTCGGCTGTGTTACGGCTAATTCTCAAGGCTCCCACAAGGATATGGACTTTTTACTCATGCTTGAATGTATTCCCCTAATAGGGAATGCAATTAAAAATTTAAGCGAAAAAGATTGCGAATCCTTTGAGGCCTTGCGTGAATACGGGAAAAAACAGGAAAAAAAACTTTTAGATTTAACGGGCGGGGTAAACACCTATAAGGGGGCCTTATTTTTGCTTCTTATCTTAAATGCCTGTGCCTTCCGTATAATAAAAGAAAAAAAAGCCTTCACCGATTTAAGCAAAGAAATTGCAGCCTTTTCTCTTCCCTTAAAAAAAGATTTTGAGCTTAAAGTATGCTCCCCGTCTTCTTTACAGGCCTTTAATAATTTAGGGAGCGGGGGAGTGAGGGGCTTAGCCCTTTCAGGCTTTGCAGAACACTTTCAAAATTGGCTTCCCCTCTATAAAAAAACTTTTTCAGAAGGTGAGGACTTTGTAAAAATTATTGTTAAGATGATTGAAACTACCTGCGATACTACAATTATAAAGCGCAAGGGCGAAAAAGCCCTACTTGAGGTACAAAAAAAAGCTTACAGCCTTCTTTGTATAAACGATAAACTTGCTCAAGAAGCTTCTATAACAGAATTCTCTGCGTGGTGCGAAAAAAACAATATCTCAACAGGCGGCACCGCCGATAAGATTATCATTTTGTACAATCTGGAGCTGATTAGGGAGATTTTGTAATAGTTTTAGTAAGATTTCCATATGGTAAGAATAAATAAATTTGACAATTGAAAAATATCCTATTCTATGATATAATCAATTTACAGGGGTGATTAAAAATGCGGAAAAAGTTTGATGATTTAACCATCGCAGACGACTTTATGTTTTGCAAAATTATGCAGGATGAAGAAACGTGTAAAACATTTCTTGAAATGACTCTAGCCGATAAAATAGGTAAAATCTCGTATCTATCATCTCAAAATGCTATAATTACAAGAGCGGAAGCTAAGTTAATACGTCTTGATGTTTTAGTAAAAGATGAAACAGGTAAAACTTATGATATTGAAATGCAGGCCGTAAATGAGCATAATCTTGCAAAAAGAATGCGTTACTATCAGGCAGCACTGGATATTTTATTTTTAGATAAAGGCGAGCACTACAGCAGTTTGAATGATAGTTACATTATCTTTCTCTGCCTTTTCGATTCGGTCGGGAAGGATATGCCCATTTATACCTTTGAAAACATCTGCCTTGAAGACAGGCAAACGCTCTTAAATGACGGAACAAAAAAGATTATAATAAATGCAAATGCCTTTACAAAAGCAGAAGATGAAAATTTAAGCGGATTTTTGGAATATGTAAAAACCGGCAAGGTTACAACAGAGTTTACAGGGAGGATAGAAAATATGATAGAAAAATTAAAAAGCAATGAACAAGCGAGAAGCGAATACCGCTTTATCTCAGGGTTTGAAATGGATGCCCGCTATTATGGCAGACAAGAAGGTTTAGAAGAAGGCAGACAAGAGGGCTTGAAAGAAGGTAGACAAGCCGGAATGCAAGCCGGAATGCAAGCCGGAATGCAAGTTGGAAGAGAACAAGGTTTTACAGAAGGGGTAATGCAAACTGCAAAGAACTTGCTTGATATAGGTTTATCTGTTGAAAATATCTCAAAAGCTACAGGTTTAAGTTGTAACGAAATAGAAAGACTTAAAATTAAGCAGTAAGTTTAGCAGCAAATTTCTAGTTTAAGTACTTTCCATATCCTTTCAAGTAAGTTAAGTTCCCTATCAATTTAGCCGATACTATGGACATGGGCAGGTGTAACATAAACTTTAAAAAATATATTTTTATTTTGTTTTTTTCTCTTTCGTTTTTTTCCGTTTATTCTGATGATGAGATTAAGGAGTCTTATGACAGCGAATTTTTAAAGGCTGATGAGGGGCTGATTCCTCTGGTTCCTTTAGATAGAGTGCCCGATTCCGCATTAGTTAGAAGAGATATTGCAAAATCATGGCTTTTAGCGGCTCCTGAAGAAATTGCCTCCCGGCATTTAAATATTGACGCGGATTCGGCCGGAAACCTTTTTAAAATAAGATCGGTATATCTAAAAGAAAAAAAGCTTCTTGCCGTAGTTATAAGCCCGATTGATACCGAGTTTTCAAACCTCGAAAAGGTTCCGCAAGGGACATGGATTTTATACCGGAATTATGAAACCGGAGCTCCTGAATGTATTAAAATTTATCCGCGTGAAAATCCTGAACTTTATTTAAGCATAAGGCCTTCATCATCAAAAGATAAATCGCTTATAAGTATTTGTCTTTTTAATACTTATGTCAGAAAAGATATTTCCGTAGGTATTCCTTTTGAGAATTTATATTATTTGCCTCTTTTAAAACTAAGGGATATTACAAAGGATATGCTCCCTTGGGATATCTTCAATCCGCCTATTTTTTATAACGGTGTTGAAGCGGCATCAGATACAATTCGGGAAAGGTTAAAGACCTTGGTTTATATTCAAGACGGAGCCTTTGACGAATTCGGTAAGCCTGTCCATTTAATGGACGGAAGACCTCAGACTGAAGATGATATTGTAAAAGCCATTCGGCCCGATCAAAGGCTTAAAGATATAAAAGGCGGTGTAAACTGTTCAGGTTTTGCCAAATGGATAGTGGATGGAATGATTCGGCCCATAGCAGGGCAGGGTATCTTTATTAAAAGCCTTAAAACAGAAACCGATGTGCCTAATACTTATTTTACCAAGCCTTACAAGGAAAGAGACCTTTATTTCGGCCTTGAATGGATACGCAATCTTGCGGCTGCAGCTTTAAGTTTAAACGTAAAACGTACTATAAAGCCCATCGGTTCCGGCGTCGATGTTACGATTGAACCCTTTGCTCTTGTGCCTCCCATAAAGCAAAAGAATGTAAAAGAAGATTTTGCTTCGTTTAAGGGATATGAAAAAACAGCGGGTTATCAGACTTCTTATTTACAAGCTCTCCTTTATTATCTTGCGATAAGCGAGCCGGGGCATTTTTATTTAGGAGCGGTAAGCCGGACAGTAAGCCGGGCTGCAAGCCCGGAAAAAGGAAGTCCGCCTCTTAGACAATATCACCATATTGCAGCCTTTTTCCCTTATTTTGACGTTTTCGGTAATTTTCATATTGATGTTTACGAAAGCGGAGAGGAAACTTCAATAGAGCAATTTATGAGTTTAAACTCTGATGCCTTTACAGCCTTGGTCAGAATAAGGGCACCCCAACCCGGAGTATTCAATCCGTAAAATCGGCTGTAGGGCCTAGGCCGCCGACAGGCTGTCATAGACTGCTTATTACTTGAGGCAGAGCCCTATCTCCCATTTTATTTTTTAATAAAAAGGCTAGGGCAGTTCCGGTTAAAAGCCCTAAAAAAAGGCCTCCTACAACGGCTTTTTCGGTGTAGAAAATAAGGTAGGAGCTCAAACTGAAAACAAAGGCTAGAAGTACGGGAAGAATAACCGAAGAAAGGGTTTGAATCCTTGTTTGGTTTTCCTTAATTTCTACAATAACGAAGTCTCCTTTTTTTAAATTTCTTCCGCTATTGTTTAAGGCAGTAATCTTATTTCCGCTGACTGCTAAAAGCCCCCTTTCCTTATTCTTACCTGCAAAACCGCAGCCTCCGCAAGTTGCACAGCTTTTTACTGCAGAGCAGTCTTTTTGGTTTATGGAGCAGGCGTTTTCGGTCTTTGAATTATCCAAATCTATGTTTATCTTTTCTACATTGTTTTTATCGGTCCACACTGACGTAACTATTCCGTATCTTTGCAAAGTTCCGACTCCTCAAAAATTCTTTTTATTTCTATTGCGTTCCCATCATCATCGGTTTTGATAAAAAGGCCTTGAAGGACGGGGCGTGCCCAAGCGTCTTTTCCAAAATCGGGAAGGCAGGTGCGGTATTCTCTTATTTTATCTTCAATCGCATATCCGCCGACCGAATTAAGGCTTCCTGTTCTGCCTGCATCCGTTATGTAGGCGGTTTTATTTTCTAAAATACACTCATCGGCTGTCTGCACCCTTGTTCCCGATCCGATCAGGGCTGAAACCTTGCCTGAAAGCAAAAAGCCTAGGGCTTGTTTTTCTGCTGTTGCAAAAGAGGAAAAATCCACAAAGATGATATCCGCTTCTTCTTTTAATCGGGAAACAAGTTTTTCGGTTTCAGTAAAGGGGTTTTCAGCCATTATTTTGTGATGTCCTATTCTGCCGATGACTGAAACGACGGCTATTTTTTTGTTTGGTTTTAAATTAAAAATCTTCCATCCGTTGCCGGGAGATTCCGACGGCAAATTAAAGGGGCGTAGTACATGGGGTGTTTTAGGAAGGTCATCTACCAAGTCTTTTTTTTGAAAGATTAAATCTCCTGAAGTGATACAGTCGATACCGAGTTTTTTTAAGTAGACGGCATGCTGTTTTCCAAGCCCACCCGAGCCCGTAGCCGAATTTGCATTAGCAATAACAAAATCGGCCTTATATTTTTCTTTTAAATTTGAAAGTTGTGTTTTTACGAGCCATACACCGGCCTTGCCTGTAATTTCGGCAATATATAAAATATTCATTATTTATTCTTGATAATCCATCTCTTTTAAAATTTTATTGCATCTTTCAGCCAAATCATTCATTCCCAGTTCAAGATAGGTATCACGCAAGTTAAAAACCGCATCTCCCATTTCAGGGTCAAGTGTAACGGCCGATTCAAAGGCTCTCCGTGCAGCCCTATAGTTTTCCTTATTAAACAAAACCGTTCCGTAATTATTCCAAACCCTTCCGTTTTCGGGCTCCAGTTTTATAGCGCTTTCAAAGGCTCTTTCTGCCTGATCGATGTCTCCCGTTTCAAATAAAACAAGCCCTAATGAATCCCAAGCGTCAGCCTCATAGGGATTGTATTTTAAGGATTGAAAAAGGGCAAACTTACTGTCGTTTTGTCTTTTAGCGGCATAGTAGCTCAAACCTAGGTTGAGCCACATCAGGCTGTTATCGGGTTCAAGGGCAAGCCCTTTTTTTAAGCAGGCTATAGCTTCATTGTGAAAGCCCTGCATAGACATGCTCACTCCCGTATCGTTAAAAAATTGAGCCGATTCTTGCATTTTCTACCTCAATATCGTGTTAAACAAATCGAAGATAAGTTCTTTTGCTTCGTTTTGTTTGTAATTATTTTGAAGCTTTATCAATGAAGCTTCTACAATCTTTTTGCCGTAATCTTCTGCCCTTTTTACAGCCTTTGAAGAACAAATAGCCGAAATCGAGGCTTCGACTGCTGGAGATTCTATGCCTTCTTTTGCAGCCTGTTTAAATAAAAGCTTTATTTTTTCGGCACCTTCAGGATTTTCTTCCGTATAAAAAATTAGAGGAAGGCTTTTTTTGCCTTCAACTATGTCATCGCCCCGCCTTTTACCGGCGTTGCCTTCGGTAATATTTTTTACATCGTCCAAGATCTGAAAACCTATACCCATATCGGTCATAAGTTTTCCGTATTCCAGAACTTCATTGATAGGTTTACCGGCAGCTATAAAGCCTAATTCTCCTGCCAACTTTGCAAGAGAGCCCGTTTTTAGGCTTATCATAGTTATGTATTCGTCGACTGACGGAATTATATCGGGATTTGAATGCCAGCCTATGTCCATAGACTGCCCTAAATGGAGCCTTCTTAAATTTTGCGAGTAAAGCGAGTATATTTCGGCCCTCACGGATTCTGAAACTTCATAATTTATCAGGGGATTAAGGGCTTCAAAATAAAGCCATGAGGCGGAATTTAAAGCCGTATCAAGCCCATATTTTATGTGAGCCGCAGGAGCACCTCTGCGGGTATCGGATTTATCCTCTATATCGTCATGGACGAGGCTTGCCGTATGACAAAATTCGATGAGGGGGGTAAGGGGGTAGGCCTTTTCGGGATCGCCTTCCGCAAGTTCGCATGAAAGAACGCATAGAAGGGGCCTCCACCTTTTTCCTCCGCGTTTTACCAAATCCCTTACAGGATTGATGATATTCAAAAAAAAGCCGGCCGGCAAGCCGTAAGCTAATTCGCCGAAACTTTGAGAAATCCACAAAGAATTTATTTTTTCGGGCAAAAAACAATCGAGAGTTTTTTCGATATGTTCAAGCCTATTTTTTAATTCCATCATCTTTTCACAATATATCACAAAAATGGAAAATTGACAATCTATACTCAGAAAATTATCAAGCCTTTTAGTTTTACATAACTTTTAAGACAGGCGGCATACAGTCTACAGACTGTCTACAGACAGATTGACTTATACTTCATGTACTGTTATAATACTTATCATATCAAATTTTTAAGGGGTATCTATGCAAATAAAACGAGAAGCGGTTTGCGGAACACTCCAATCAAATGATTGCCTTGTCCGTATTGTTCCTTCCGAAAAACTTGAACTTGACTTAAAAAGCTCTGTTTTAAACGAATTCGGTGCACAAATTAAAAAAACGGTGCAGGAAGTATTGGATGAGTTTGAAGTAAAAAATGCCAAGCTCTTTATCGAAGACAAGGGTGCCTTAGATTGTACAATCAAGGCCCGTGTAGAAACAGCATTGAGGCGCGCAAATGAAGAATAGAAGAAGTATGCTTTTTATGCCCGGTAATAATCCGGGAATGTTGGTATCGGCCGATATTTTGGGAGCGGATTCCATCATTTACGATTTGGAAGATGCCGTCTCTCTTGATGAAAAAGACTCGGCCCGTACTCTGGTGCGGAATGCTCTTTCCTTTTTAAAGTTTACCTATTCCGAAATCACTGTAAGAATAAACCCCATCGACTCCCCTTATTGGGAAAAGGACTTGGAGGCAATTATTCCGGTTCTTCCCGACGGAATCGTAATTCCTAAGGCTTCGGTCGATGCCGTTCACTCGGTCGAGCAAAAAATAAACGAGATAAAAAAGGCTCACAATATCACTAAGAATTTCAGCTTTCTTATGCTGGTAGAATCGGCCCGCGGAATTATGGATGTAAATTCGATAGCCAAGGCCTCATCGCTAATTCAAGGCCTTCTTTTAGGCGGCGAAGATTATTCGGTCGATATGGGAATTCAGCGTACCCGTCTTTCAAAAGAACTGGAATACGCCCGCTTTAGTTTGACGACAGCCGCCCATGCATACGGTTTGGACTCCCTTGATACACCCTTTACGGATGTAGAAGACTTTGAGGGGCTAAGGCTCGATACGGCCTTTAGTAAGAGCATAGGATTTTCGGGCCGCTTGGTTATCAATCCCCGTCAGGTCGAAGAGATTCATAAAATATTTTCTCCTTCAAGTGCCGAAATTGAAAGAGCCGAGGCTATTTTACAGGCTGCGGAAGAAGCCAAACAAAAGGGCTTAGGCGTATTCAGCTTTAAGGGAAAGATGGTCGACTTACCGGTTATCAAGAGGGCTCAAGCTCTTTATGATTCTGCCAAAAACTGGGGCTTGATAAAATAGGGAGGAAGAGATATGAATAACATACTTGGAAGAGAAGGCTTGGACAATCCTTTTAAGGGAGCCTTTGTAAATAAAAAAAATGCAAAATATGAGCTTACAAAAAATGTAAAACCCGCCTTAGGGAAAACCTTAGCCCAAGCCCTTGATGAGCTTAAACTCCATGACGGAATGGTTATAAGTTTTCATCATCACCTTAGAAACGGCGACTATGTTCTTGATATGGTAATGAGGGAAATTAAAAAAAGAGGAATCAAAGATTTGACCGTAATGGCTTCTTCGATTTTCCCCTGCCATGAGATTTTGGTTGAACTTATGGAAGACGGAACGGTTACCCAACTTATTACCTCCTATATGTCAGGGCCTGTTGCAAAGGCTGTAAGCTACGGTAAGTGTAAAAAGCCCGTAATTATGACGACACACGGCGGACGACCCAGAATGATTTTAGAAAAAGAGGTTACGATAGACGCTGCCTTTTTAGCCTCGCCTTGTGTAGACGATCAAGGAAATATTTCGGGCTCCGAAGGAAGGTCATTTTGCGGTTCCTTAGGTTATGCCGTAGCCGATGCTCAAATGGCAAAAAAAACTATAGCCATTACCGATACAAGAGTTTCAAAGGTTAAAAGACCAGACATTGAAGGCCGTTTTGTCGACATGGTGGTAGAGGTAGATAAAATAGGAGACCCTGCAGGTATTGTAAGCGGAACAACTCAGATTACAAAAGATCCGATCGGCTTAAAAATAGCCCGCGACTGCCGCACTCTTATTGAACACTCAGGTCTTTTTAAAAACGGCTTTAGTATGCAGACCGGAGCAGGCGGTATTTCCCTTGCTGTTGCAGATGAAATGCACCGAGCAATGAAAGAAAAAAACATAAAGGGAAGTTTCGGCTGTGGTGGAATTACAGGCTATTTTGTAAAGATGCTTGAAGAAGGTCTTTTTGAAGATCTTTATGATGTTCAGTGCTTTGACCTTTCGGCCGTAGATTCTACCGAAAAAAATGTAAACCATCACAAGATTTCAGCCGACCTTTATGCAAACCCTAACAATCCCGACCATGTTGCAGGAAAGCTTGACGTCGTTATCCTCGGTGCAAGCGAAATAGATTTGGACTATAACGTAAACGTAACCACCGGTTCCGACGGTATAATATTGGGAGGTTCGGGAGGACATGCCGATACGGCAGCAGGAGCAAAACTTTCAATAATCGTTTCAAAGCTCTTTAATGCCCGCATTTCTTGTCTCGTCGATAAGGTCCGCACCGTAACCACTCCGGGAGAAACAATCGATGTTTTTGTTACTGATAGAGGTATTGCAATTAATCCGCGCCATGCAGATTTAATTAAAAAGCTGAAGGCGGAAACAAATCTTGAAATTAAAACTATCGAAGAATTAAAAGAAATTGCAGAATCCTTTACAGGAAAACCTCAAGTTAAGCCCCGTTCCGGCGAAGTGGTGGGAATAAGCACCTACCGTGACGGTACCGTTTTAGATGTCATAAATAAGGTTTAAAAATAGAGATGCCGATTAAATTACTCTATTTAATCGGCACCGCCTATTATAAAATTATTCTATAAATTCGGATTTTACTCTTTAAAAATACTACCAACTATGTTATCATTATTATAACGGAGGAAGCTTATGAAAATAATGATGGTTACAAGCGAACTTGTTCCATTTGCAAAAGTAGGAGGCTTGGCTGATGCCGTTACAGCTTTATCGATGGCTCTTGCAAAAAAAGGACATGATGTAAGGGTTGTAATGCCTCGTTATTATAAAATAGATCGAAAAAACTTAAAACAAATTCCGGGGGCTATGGCTGTTCATTTAGGGTCTTATGAACACTGGGTAGGAGTTTATGAATCTCACCTGCCTTCTTCAAAGGTTAAGGTTTATTTTATAGACCATGAACAAGCCTTCGGCAGGGATGGAGTTTACGGTTCATCTTTTGAGCCTGATTTTTCCGATAATACGAAAAGATTTTCTATTTTAGCTCATGCCGCTTTTCAAGTTTGCAGAAAGCAGGCATGGATTCCCGATGTTATACACGCTCATGATTGGGCTGCAGGCTTGGTGCCCGTGCTTTTACGCTTTACCGAAAAAAATACGGAATTTAAAAATACGGCAAGTGTTTTTACAATTCATAATATGGGTTACCAAGGTGTTTATTCAAAGCATACCTTTCCCGATACCGGCCTTGATTGGAACGATTTTTATACTACGGGTTTTGAAGACTGGGATAGAATAAACTTTTTAAAAGCTGCCCTTGTTTCTTCCGATATGCTTACAACCGTTTCTCCTTCCTATGCGGAAGAAATTAAACGCCCCGAATTCGGCTTTAGGATGGACGGTATTTTGCGTTACAGAGAAAAAGAACTGACAGGAATTTTAAACGGGGTAGATACCTCAATCTGGAATCCTTCAAAAGACGAGTATATTCCTTACCGATACAATTCTATAACCCTTGAAGAAAAAGGAAAAAATAAGGCCGTTTTACAGGAAAGATTCGGTCTCGAAATAAATCCTTCCGTTCCGGTATTCGGCATGATAAGCCGATTGGTCGATCAAAAGGGTATTTCAGAGCTTTTCGGACCCATGTACGGTTCGGCCTTTAAGATATGCTCGGATATAAAGCTGCAAATGGTTGTTTTAGGTGCAGGAGAGGCTTGGTGCGAAAAAGAGCTCAATTTCCTTTCACAAAGGCTTCCCAATTTTAAATGTTATATAGGCTATAATGAAGAATTAAGCCATCTAATCGAAGCCGGAAGCGACTTTTTCTTGATGCCTTCACGATATGAACCATGCGGCTTAAACCAAATGTATTCCCTTCTTTACGGAACCTTGCCCATAGTCCGAAAGACGGGAGGGCTCGCAGACACTGTAGAAAACTATAATGAAGAAACAG
Proteins encoded in this window:
- a CDS encoding polyprenyl synthetase family protein; this encodes MMELKNRLEHIEKTLDCFLPEKINSLWISQSFGELAYGLPAGFFLNIINPVRDLVKRGGKRWRPLLCVLSCELAEGDPEKAYPLTPLIEFCHTASLVHDDIEDKSDTRRGAPAAHIKYGLDTALNSASWLYFEALNPLINYEVSESVRAEIYSLYSQNLRRLHLGQSMDIGWHSNPDIIPSVDEYITMISLKTGSLAKLAGELGFIAAGKPINEVLEYGKLMTDMGIGFQILDDVKNITEGNAGKRRGDDIVEGKKSLPLIFYTEENPEGAEKIKLLFKQAAKEGIESPAVEASISAICSSKAVKRAEDYGKKIVEASLIKLQNNYKQNEAKELIFDLFNTILR
- the citD gene encoding citrate lyase acyl carrier protein, with protein sequence MQIKREAVCGTLQSNDCLVRIVPSEKLELDLKSSVLNEFGAQIKKTVQEVLDEFEVKNAKLFIEDKGALDCTIKARVETALRRANEE
- a CDS encoding HpcH/HpaI aldolase/citrate lyase family protein, with product MKNRRSMLFMPGNNPGMLVSADILGADSIIYDLEDAVSLDEKDSARTLVRNALSFLKFTYSEITVRINPIDSPYWEKDLEAIIPVLPDGIVIPKASVDAVHSVEQKINEIKKAHNITKNFSFLMLVESARGIMDVNSIAKASSLIQGLLLGGEDYSVDMGIQRTRLSKELEYARFSLTTAAHAYGLDSLDTPFTDVEDFEGLRLDTAFSKSIGFSGRLVINPRQVEEIHKIFSPSSAEIERAEAILQAAEEAKQKGLGVFSFKGKMVDLPVIKRAQALYDSAKNWGLIK
- the citF gene encoding citrate lyase subunit alpha, translating into MNNILGREGLDNPFKGAFVNKKNAKYELTKNVKPALGKTLAQALDELKLHDGMVISFHHHLRNGDYVLDMVMREIKKRGIKDLTVMASSIFPCHEILVELMEDGTVTQLITSYMSGPVAKAVSYGKCKKPVIMTTHGGRPRMILEKEVTIDAAFLASPCVDDQGNISGSEGRSFCGSLGYAVADAQMAKKTIAITDTRVSKVKRPDIEGRFVDMVVEVDKIGDPAGIVSGTTQITKDPIGLKIARDCRTLIEHSGLFKNGFSMQTGAGGISLAVADEMHRAMKEKNIKGSFGCGGITGYFVKMLEEGLFEDLYDVQCFDLSAVDSTEKNVNHHKISADLYANPNNPDHVAGKLDVVILGASEIDLDYNVNVTTGSDGIILGGSGGHADTAAGAKLSIIVSKLFNARISCLVDKVRTVTTPGETIDVFVTDRGIAINPRHADLIKKLKAETNLEIKTIEELKEIAESFTGKPQVKPRSGEVVGISTYRDGTVLDVINKV
- the glgA gene encoding glycogen synthase GlgA, encoding MKIMMVTSELVPFAKVGGLADAVTALSMALAKKGHDVRVVMPRYYKIDRKNLKQIPGAMAVHLGSYEHWVGVYESHLPSSKVKVYFIDHEQAFGRDGVYGSSFEPDFSDNTKRFSILAHAAFQVCRKQAWIPDVIHAHDWAAGLVPVLLRFTEKNTEFKNTASVFTIHNMGYQGVYSKHTFPDTGLDWNDFYTTGFEDWDRINFLKAALVSSDMLTTVSPSYAEEIKRPEFGFRMDGILRYREKELTGILNGVDTSIWNPSKDEYIPYRYNSITLEEKGKNKAVLQERFGLEINPSVPVFGMISRLVDQKGISELFGPMYGSAFKICSDIKLQMVVLGAGEAWCEKELNFLSQRLPNFKCYIGYNEELSHLIEAGSDFFLMPSRYEPCGLNQMYSLLYGTLPIVRKTGGLADTVENYNEETGDGTGFVLEYLSPQSIYDTVGWAAYAWYNKKDHIKKMRTKAMGKEFGWNISAEKYLKVYADAIEKKASML